GTCACAGTCCTTGATGGCCTGCAGATAGGCAGCGGCCGCCTGGTCGAAGGCCTTGGCGTTTTTTTTGTGATAGGCTGAGCGGAGCTGGGCGTGCATTTGCTGGGATTTGTCGGAGAGCACCTGGCGGGCCAGATCGACAAGGTCGTGGCGGTAGGTGTCCATGTGACCCAGCGTGTCGGCTGCCGAAAGCAGTTTGACAAACGCCTCTTGCACCCGTGCGGTGTTGTAGAAAATCTGCGCCCGCACGAAGTTGGTGCCGTTGGCGCCCATTCCCGGGCGCATGGCTAGAAACGAGCCAACGGGGCCGCGCTGTGCGTCGTTGTCACAGGTGTAAACCTCGTCGATGAGGATATGCCACGCATCCTTCACCGCCTGGGGGGCTTTGCCATATCGCCTTTCGGCATACTGGTCCACCCACGCGTGAAGATCCATCGGCTGGTCGTGCCATGTCATTTCATAGAATTGATCAAAGACGACCGGGTTGATCTCGCCGCCTTCATTGCCGCTGCCGATGCCGACAAGATTGCGTGACGCCGGGTTTTTGACGGCATTGGGAAGAGTGGTGCCAACGCGGTGCATGCGACCATACATGCCCTGTTTACCGCCCCAGTTGTGCAACATGCACCAGATCCATTGTTTGCCACCGAATGCCTTGGTGTGCGTCCAGTGCGGGTCGGCTGTCGCCCAGAGGTCGAGGATGATCATATTGTCGTCGGGGACGCCTGAGAGCAGGGCTTCGATCCTCGGTTGCGTCCAGAGTTTGCGTTCACCAAAAAGCCAGCTATACATCACCCAGACCGCATCGGGATCGGCGGACTGCATGGATTGATAAACCGCCTCGCTGATGCTCTTGAGATAATCCGGCTCCAGGCTGGGCGGGTGCATCTCGTTGAATGTCTCGGCGCTGTAATAGTGATCCGTGCCGAACATTTTTTGGGTTTCCTCAATCGTCAGCGCACCGATGCGTTTGAAGAGCGGATCGTCTGGAGCGAGGATGTAGGTGCCGGGGAAACCTCCCCAGGATTTCATGCGTTGGATTTTGGCATCGGGGAATTTTTTGGCAATCGCCTGAGGCACGTGGCCACCGAACGCGGGCAACACGGGTTTCATCCCCAGCGACCTGGCGCGGGCGAGGATTTTTTTCTGCAGCGCCTCCTGTTTTTGATACCAGTTCTCAGGCAAGGGGCCGCCCCAGCCGTCGAGGTTGGCCATGAAGAACCACGGAAGATACGACGGGCCTGAAATGAATTTGCCGATCTCTTCATCAGACACCCCGAGCTTGCGATAGACCTCGCGCAGCACACACTCGGCGCCGGTCATGGCGAGCGGCAGGTTGATGCCGTTGAGCGCCATGAAATCGAGTTCCTTTTGCCAGCGCTCCCAGTCCCAGAATGTCATGGTATAGCCGAAGGTGCAGTGGTTGAACGCGTAGCGATATGTGTATGGGGTGGGGTGGCGTTCTTTTTGGCTAGGCAAGGGCAGGGGGCTGGGGATATTCATCTGCTCACCGCACCATGAGGTGTGCGCCTTGCAGTGGTATTTGAGATACCAGTTCAGTCCGCTGCAGATGGTGACACCGTTCGTCCCCCGAATGACCACCTTGCCGTCCCGGGAATCGATTTCGAAAACATCCTTGCCGTTTTCCAGCGGAATTTCCTCCAAAACAAACTCACCGGCCCGGCCGGGCAGGAGGCGGTTCAGGACACCTTCCGCTGCCGACTTGGCTTGCATGGCTTCTTCGGCGTGAATGCTGGTGCTTGCAATCAGCAGACCGCAAGTGAGGACGAGGTGGATGAATGATTTCATGTGGATGTTTGTTGTCTATGGATTCTTTACGGTGGGTGGCTGAACCGGATGTTGTTTTAAGACATCCCCGCCCGGTAATTGCTGTGTGCGGTAACGGCTTATCACAAATACGGTCGTCAGACAATTCTGTTACTAAAATGCGCGAGCGGGCAACCCCTTGTTTGTTCGATTTTCTCGACAAGAGAAAATCGAACGCGCATTTACACATTTTCGTGTAGGTAGCTTAACTTGAAAGGCGGGTTGAAAAAGCCCCCCTCCAGAAATTGAACGTCATAAACAACGAACACGCAAACCATGAACAGACTAAATATATCACTACTCAGCCTGCTGGCCCTGTCGGTGACCTCGCGGGCAGCCGTCGTATCCTACACCAGCCAGCTCTTTACCAATGCTACGGACGTTTCTACGAACGGAACACTCGTCAAGGCAGTCAACCTCGGCAAAGGCGGTGGAACCGGGACGAACAACGGACCAGCAACAACGGTTGTCGTGATCAACGGAGTCACCTTCTCCTCAGATTCCGGCACTGGAACCAGTGATTTTGCCGATAGTGCCGGTGATTATTACTATGATAACTACACTGGCACTGGAGTCATTACAGGGGTTCCGGATGTGGACGCCAACGCCATGTTAGACTCCATTGAATTCGGCCCTGGTATTGGGAACTCCCTTGCCACCCTGACTAACTTAACCATCGGGCAGGCCTATGAACTCCAGATCATTGATCTAAGAGCAACGCCCGCAGCCGGCGGCTCAATGAGTTACGGTTATGCGGCAACGGTCGGTGGAACCGAGGTCTATGACTTGACCGGTCTCGTACGGTCGGCACCTCGTATTACCACAGGAACATTTATAGCCGATGCTGTGAGCCAGGAAATCCACGTAGCGACTACGTATGCCAATGGAAACAACCTGGAGGTTGCTGCCTTTCAGCTCAGGGCGGTGCCGGAACCATCCTCCGCAGCACTACTCGGCCTCGGTGGACTTGCGCTGCTTCTACGCCGTAGGAAGTAGTCGATCCGACATCCATCTCAATCAAGAAACAGGCTGAGGGCGTTCGGTTTCCCTGAGCCTGTTTTTTCTGCCCAAGCTATATCCGAGCTTTATTAGAAATCCACATCATGAAGGGTTACATCACTATTGTTTTGGTATGCTACTTGAACCTATCCGGATCGCTCACGGCAGCCTTGGTAACCTGGAGTCAGCCTGCGGGCTTCACTAACACCAATCAAATCAATACCGATGGCACTCTGGTGGAAGCGAAGAACCTCGGCGGTTCCTCCTCCGTCACAATGAACGGAGTCAGCTTCTCCGATGCCAGCAGCGTGCAATACACATCTCCCGGAGGCATTTACTACAATGTTGGAAATTACACCGGATCAGCCATCACCGGTCTCGACCTTGCCGATACCGAACTCTTGTTGGATACACTGGAATTTGGCTCCGGAGACGGCAACTCGGCCTTTACCCTTACTGGTCTTACTCCAGGCAAATCTTATCTGGTGCAAGTGCTGCTCTCCCGGGATCAGATGAATAAAACCATCGACCTGGGTTATGCAGATACTGTGGGAGGGACTGAAGTTTATACCGTGTTTGCGGTGCCCTATGGCAACACAAATGCGTCAGCCCAGATGGCAACAGCCACATTCACCGCCAATGCGACATCTCAGGAGCTTCATTTCCGGAGTTCGAGTGGCTTCAACGCAGAAGTCTGCGCCCTCCAGTTACGACAACTCCCGCAGTTCGATCAGGACGGGGACCAACTTCCGGACGCCTGGGAAAGATCCTACGGACTCGATCCCAATGACGACGGAACGATCGATTTCAACCATGGGGCCGACGGCGACCCCGACAGTGATGGATCTAACAACTACGAAGAATACCTGCGCGGCACTGACCCGAAGGATGCTGACTCAGACAATGATCTGCTGCTTGATGGTGTGGAAACAAATACGGGAACCTATGGCGGCGCATCGGATACCGGCACTGACCCCAACGATGATGACACGGATAATGACGGGCTCAAGGATGGGTATGAGGTGAACACCTCCCTGACCGACCCGACTGACTACATGGACCCCGACCCCTATGCTGATGCCGATGATGATGGCATGCCTAACATTTGGGAAACTAACCATGGGCTCGATCCCGCTGACGATGGCAGCATCGATCCTGACAACGGTTACGAAGGTGATCCGGACGGCGATGGACTTCCCAATGGTGAAGAGTATTTTCGCAGCCTCCCCTACCACGACGGCGTTGCATACACATCATACGACCCTCAGGTGAATGAATTCACGGATCATGCCTGGGAGCAGCGGCCAGGCAAAGCGCACCTGATGGTCATCCATGCCCACCCGGATGATGAAGGTATTTTCATGGGAGGCCTGATATCCTACGCTACCCAGGCCAGAAAGCTCAACACCGTGGTCGTCAATATGGTCAGCTCCCGCAAAGCCAACAACCCCAACACCCGGGAAACCGAGCTGCGCAATGCATGCTGGGCCTACGGATTACGCAATCATCCCATCAACCTCAGATTCATGGATCACGCTCAGCTCAACGACAGGGATAATGTCATTTCCGCATGGGATGCATGGGACGGGGATGATGCGGATGGCGTGGCTGATGCCAACGGCAACGGGATACCCGACGGTCGGGAAGCCGGAGCGCTTGCGATAGCAAGCCAGATCCGCCGTTACCGCCCCGAAGTTGTGGCATCGCACGATCTCGGGGGCGAGTATGGTCATGGTGCCCATCAGGCGACCGGGATCTGCGCCGTCGACGCTTACAGCATGGCTGCCGACCCCACACTGGAAATTGACGGACTCCCCCCCTGGCAGGTCAAAAAACTCTACCTCCATCGCTACGGCAGCAACCGCCTTTTCCATGATTACTGGCAGGACGTGACGGTGGACACAACGGGAAATGGCACCCCGGACAAGTCCCCCTTCCAGATGGCCAATGAGGGTCTTGACTTCCATGTCTCCCAAGGAAAGCCCAACGTCTCCACGATCTATCAGACGGGGGAGGTGCCATCTGATTGGGCTCCGCATGTGTCCGAGGAATGGGGACTTCACTCGACCGAAGTCGGGCTGGACACCACCGTGTCTGTCGCCTTCACAGAGGGCACCGGCTCCTACGACCCATCCTGGGCAAAGGGGGATTTCTTTGAAAATCTATCTGTATTTCCAGACACCGATTCGGACACTCTGGCAGATGCCTGGGAAATGGACCAATTCGGTAGCCTGTCGTTCGGCCCCGCAGCCAATACCGATGGTGATCCCTTCAGCCATGCCTTCGAATTTGTCGCTGGTATGAATCCGAATGCACCTGACGCCGACCCGTTGACTCTAACGTCTAGTTATGTCCAATTTACGCCACCAGCGGCAAGCGGTCCCGGCTACGACGGTC
The sequence above is drawn from the Akkermansiaceae bacterium genome and encodes:
- a CDS encoding alpha-N-acetylglucosaminidase — translated: MKSFIHLVLTCGLLIASTSIHAEEAMQAKSAAEGVLNRLLPGRAGEFVLEEIPLENGKDVFEIDSRDGKVVIRGTNGVTICSGLNWYLKYHCKAHTSWCGEQMNIPSPLPLPSQKERHPTPYTYRYAFNHCTFGYTMTFWDWERWQKELDFMALNGINLPLAMTGAECVLREVYRKLGVSDEEIGKFISGPSYLPWFFMANLDGWGGPLPENWYQKQEALQKKILARARSLGMKPVLPAFGGHVPQAIAKKFPDAKIQRMKSWGGFPGTYILAPDDPLFKRIGALTIEETQKMFGTDHYYSAETFNEMHPPSLEPDYLKSISEAVYQSMQSADPDAVWVMYSWLFGERKLWTQPRIEALLSGVPDDNMIILDLWATADPHWTHTKAFGGKQWIWCMLHNWGGKQGMYGRMHRVGTTLPNAVKNPASRNLVGIGSGNEGGEINPVVFDQFYEMTWHDQPMDLHAWVDQYAERRYGKAPQAVKDAWHILIDEVYTCDNDAQRGPVGSFLAMRPGMGANGTNFVRAQIFYNTARVQEAFVKLLSAADTLGHMDTYRHDLVDLARQVLSDKSQQMHAQLRSAYHKKNAKAFDQAAAAYLQAIKDCDELLSSHHKFLASHWIGMARNRAGDNEQERNLYELNARNIITTWGDKNNNLHDYAQRQYGGMMGDFNYTRWKIYLDAISKALHGNGKFNGGATEAAIRNYEDKWVHSQNDYPTKAQGDPIAIARKIKAKYVTVETKGK
- a CDS encoding PIG-L family deacetylase; protein product: MKGYITIVLVCYLNLSGSLTAALVTWSQPAGFTNTNQINTDGTLVEAKNLGGSSSVTMNGVSFSDASSVQYTSPGGIYYNVGNYTGSAITGLDLADTELLLDTLEFGSGDGNSAFTLTGLTPGKSYLVQVLLSRDQMNKTIDLGYADTVGGTEVYTVFAVPYGNTNASAQMATATFTANATSQELHFRSSSGFNAEVCALQLRQLPQFDQDGDQLPDAWERSYGLDPNDDGTIDFNHGADGDPDSDGSNNYEEYLRGTDPKDADSDNDLLLDGVETNTGTYGGASDTGTDPNDDDTDNDGLKDGYEVNTSLTDPTDYMDPDPYADADDDGMPNIWETNHGLDPADDGSIDPDNGYEGDPDGDGLPNGEEYFRSLPYHDGVAYTSYDPQVNEFTDHAWEQRPGKAHLMVIHAHPDDEGIFMGGLISYATQARKLNTVVVNMVSSRKANNPNTRETELRNACWAYGLRNHPINLRFMDHAQLNDRDNVISAWDAWDGDDADGVADANGNGIPDGREAGALAIASQIRRYRPEVVASHDLGGEYGHGAHQATGICAVDAYSMAADPTLEIDGLPPWQVKKLYLHRYGSNRLFHDYWQDVTVDTTGNGTPDKSPFQMANEGLDFHVSQGKPNVSTIYQTGEVPSDWAPHVSEEWGLHSTEVGLDTTVSVAFTEGTGSYDPSWAKGDFFENLSVFPDTDSDTLADAWEMDQFGSLSFGPAANTDGDPFSHAFEFVAGMNPNAPDADPLTLTSSYVQFTPPAASGPGYDGLTRRYRLWRSTDLGSWSVVAEGIANGSTITHALTGGSREFFKLEFILE